A region of the Electrophorus electricus isolate fEleEle1 chromosome 7, fEleEle1.pri, whole genome shotgun sequence genome:
ttttgtttgtgtgttacacCTCTCCCACAATGGGCAAGGGTATTCTGTAACTCCAGAGGtcaaatatttcacacactCCTCAGGCAGCATTTTGcaagtgttttcatttttacccCTAGCACACCTTCTGTAGAGGGGCATCAGGCAGGCAGGGGACACCTCCTGTAGACAGGTGGGGATCTGTCATGAGGGAGTAGTAGTCCAGTTCCTTCTCATGAGAGGAATGAGGCGATGAGCAAATCTGAAGGAGGTGAGCCTTGTCCCTCCATTGGGGCTTGCAAATCCACCTGCACAGGCAAATCTCAGTCCATTGGCTGATCCAATCTGTCTGCAAACCAATGAGCtgcatgctgtttgtttttgctttcctCAATAATTTCTGGCATGTCAGCTCACAGCCAGGTATCAAATGACCTGGCAGTGAGTTGACATCTTTTTTTAGGGTCAGTTAATCTGTGACATGCACTTTACATAAAGCAGAGGCAGGACACAGATGCGAGTCATATTGGTTTATTCAATGAATGAAAGGTAAACATACAGGAAAACAAGGCATAGAACAGACTGAGTCCAGTGGTTCTGGACCAATCTTCTGTGGCCAGTCCAGGGCCCCTCCAGAGCTGTTTGGTGGCCCTTGGTGGCCCTTCCTGAGGCGCCCCATCTCATCCGCACTGTTCCTGGACTTTTGTAATCAtgattgtttaatttttgcatgCATACAACCGAACATCAATTTTGTCTTcacattgtttttctgcatttttaaaaaatatataccaatttttatatgttaaaaGTGTATGTTAATTTAAGAATAGAATTAAACTAACAATCAATTAAGTCAACATCAAGTTAATTTACACGTGAAACTGAAGTGTTTAGATagtacttatttatttgatgaacaataaactttaatcaaaatgacaagTGCAACTTTTGTAAGAATGTGCCTAattaccacaaacacactcattcacttcaTTAAAGAACAAAGCAGTTTAAATCATTgcccattcactttgtgaattacaaagcagaataaatcagtgggtagtggtagctcagtttaggtacttgacttgtaactggatggttgctggttcaagccccaccactgccaagatgccactcttgggcccctgagcaaggcccttaattgCTTGAGCTGTACTCGTCATaatgtaagtcactttggataaaagtgtcaggtaaatgtaaatcagggctcattcactttgtgaagtatagtattaaacagtgctcatttatttttgaaagtacaaatgattatgaaacagtgctcattcacaacacacagaacaaatcatgaaaataggaatacatataaaactatatacaaCTATTTACAATGGGGTGAGTGGGGTGGTCAACAGATCACTGACCCTGTCCAacatctcctctcttcatctcctccatccACTGCTCCACTGTCTtccctgctgttgctgctgcgcAGAAGTGCACCCCACGAAACCTGCTGTGTCCAAACTCTTTAGTCTTGGGTTGGCCACACTATTTGCAGGCATAGCGTTCATGCTTGCACCGCTTCGTGGGGACGGCCTGTCCATGGGCAGCGGCGGCGGCCTCggcctctgcctttttctttcactgccATGCTGTGGTCTGGGGCCCAGCCAGCACAGGAGTGGCATTGGTGGCAGAAGCCACGTCGCCTTCTAGACCAGAGCATGTCAGGGTCTCAccaggaagaagaggaggctgGCCTTGGACACGCTGAAAAGCCTGCCCAGACACATCCTGCTGGATGTTAAAGTCAAAAGCAGGGTGCCCGTCAGTCCGACGCTCCAGGAGCTTACTCAGTGCGGGAGGGAGGGGTTCTGGGGCCACCATCGGAGTGTTGGACTGGCCAACGCTCAGGCAcagaacatcctgttcctgctttttcttcctGGCATTGGTTCTGTAACACAGAATGCAGCACAGCCTCTTAGGACTCAGCCTGTATAGTCCACGGTGCAAATAAGATCAATCTAAGACCTGGAAAATTCACCACTGGGTCAGTGTCCGCTGATTCAACTAAAAAAATTGAATACAGGTCCAGGCCATGAGGCCGGGGCTGCCGAGGACTACGTCCCTGATGACACCATAGTCCCTCATGATGGCAGCCCACCTGTTTACCCTGATGCCAGTGATGGTCTGACCGCCAGGTGAAGCCAACAAGGCGGCTGACGCTGGGACACGAGGAAGGCCCACTGCCTTGTCCAGGGAAGTAGCTGTGAAGATACAaaaggagagacaaacagacgGACAGAATCAATTAGTCACACAGTTAGAAGT
Encoded here:
- the LOC118241703 gene encoding uncharacterized protein LOC118241703; amino-acid sequence: MRTFQSWRTMDSRMWTWGSMSLEPLPHLHHAAESLGPAAVLGYHHVVNLANSLVDLRHQAFVTQQRVDSIVALWEKLPETTSLDKAVGLPRVPASAALLASPGGQTITGIRVNRTNARKKKQEQDVLCLSVGQSNTPMVAPEPLPPALSKLLERRTDGHPAFDFNIQQDVSGQAFQRVQGQPPLLPGETLTCSGLEGDVASATNATPVLAGPQTTAWQ